The following proteins are co-located in the Apis mellifera strain DH4 linkage group LG11, Amel_HAv3.1, whole genome shotgun sequence genome:
- the LOC725050 gene encoding UPF0193 protein EVG1, which yields MDRKYQKVEMGVGAFHHPPRARYSEETKNLMKLLMQESKISMMKRKSIQEAINKGESLPPVMEKSKMEANKHNLQYQVLMPTVWKKRSKDMIVNSGAYEREQYRRLSPLRNKEKQKRHLASMMAYGKDIETPRESKILHKTRRESYISDNDPIDDLVRGIQERMEFLSDMECLGMGKKYRPIIQQEVAHKLRLIESIDKQKCKEIRKEMKEFEKPLPKPFPLGQLDEN from the exons ATGGATCGAAAATATCAGAAAGTGGAAATGGGAGTGGGCGCGTTTCATCACCCGCCAAGAGCAAGATACAGCgaggaaacaaaaaatttaatgaagc TTTTGATGCAAGAATCCAAAATAAGtatgatgaaaagaaaatctattcAGGAAGCGATCAATAAAGGTGAATCTTTACCACCTGTTatggaaaaatcgaaaatggaagcaaataaacataatttacaatatcag GTTTTGATGCCGACTGTATGGAAGAAACGATCAAAAGATATGATTGTTAATAGTGGCGCATATGAGAGAGAACAATATAGAAGATTATCTCCTTTAC GTAATAAAGAGAAGCAAAAGCGTCATTTAGCAAGCATGATGGCTTATGGAAAAGATATAGAAACTCCTCGTGAATCAAAGATTCTTCATAAAACAAGGCGAGAATCATATATTTCTGATAATGATCCTATTGATGATT TGGTACGTGGAATTCAAGaaagaatggaatttttaagtGACATGGAATGTCTTGGAATGGGCAAAAAATATCGTCCTATAATACAACAAGAAGTAGCGCATAAATTACGATTGATTGAATCAATAGATAAGCAAAAATGCAAGGAAATTCGaaaggaaatgaaagaatttgaGAAACCATTGCCAAAACCATTTCCTTTGGGACAACTTGatgagaattaa